The following proteins are encoded in a genomic region of Streptomyces sp. SLBN-31:
- the tkt gene encoding transketolase translates to MSTQTPDSFEWTELDRRAVDTARLLAADAVQKVGNGHPGTAMSLAPAAYTIFQKLMRHDPADPEWTGRDRFVLSPGHTSLTLYTQLFLAGYEVELDDLKAFRTHGSRTPGHPEYGHTAGVETTTGPLGQGAANAVGMAMAARYERGLFDPEAPEGTSPFDHTVWAIVSDGDLEEGVSAEASSMAGHQKLGNLVFLYDDNHISIEGDTATAFSEDVLKRYEAYGWHTQRVEPTENGDVDVPALYAALKAAQAETGRPSIVAMRTIIAWPAPNAQNTEASHGSALGADEIAATKRVLGFDPEQSFQVDADVLAHARQALDRGAEAHAAWDKQIDKWRGANPERAELFDRIVAGRLPEGWEEALPVFEEGKAVATRAASGKVLQALGAVLPELWGGSADLAGSNNTTIDKTSSFLPEGNPLPEADPYGRTVHFGIREFSMAAEMNGIALHGNTRIYGGTFLVFSDYMRNAVRMSALMQLPVTYVWTHDSIGLGEDGPTHQPVEHLASLRAIPGLNVVRPADANETAIAWAEILKRHATDPAPHGLALTRQGVPTYAPNPDAAKGGYVLKESSTQTPDVVLIATGSEVQLAVAARELLEAEGVGARVVSMPSVEWFEEQPREYRESVLPPSVRARVAVEAGIGLTWYRFTGDAGRIVSLEHFGASADAKTLFAEYGFTPENVAAAARESLAAARG, encoded by the coding sequence ATGAGTACGCAGACACCGGACAGCTTCGAATGGACCGAGCTCGACCGTCGGGCCGTCGACACGGCCCGTCTGCTCGCGGCCGACGCCGTGCAGAAGGTCGGCAACGGCCACCCGGGCACCGCCATGAGCCTCGCCCCGGCGGCGTACACGATCTTTCAGAAGTTGATGCGTCACGATCCTGCCGACCCGGAGTGGACCGGCCGTGACCGGTTCGTCCTCTCCCCCGGACACACCTCGCTGACCCTGTACACCCAGCTCTTCCTCGCCGGATACGAGGTCGAGCTGGACGATCTGAAGGCCTTCCGCACGCACGGGTCGCGGACCCCCGGCCACCCGGAGTACGGGCACACCGCCGGTGTGGAGACCACCACCGGCCCGCTCGGCCAGGGCGCCGCCAACGCCGTCGGCATGGCGATGGCCGCCCGCTACGAGCGCGGCCTGTTCGACCCCGAGGCCCCCGAGGGCACCTCCCCCTTCGACCACACCGTCTGGGCGATCGTCTCCGACGGCGACCTGGAGGAGGGCGTCTCCGCCGAGGCCTCCTCGATGGCCGGCCACCAGAAGCTCGGCAACCTGGTCTTCCTCTACGACGACAACCACATCTCCATCGAGGGCGACACCGCGACCGCGTTCTCCGAGGACGTGCTCAAGCGGTACGAGGCCTACGGCTGGCACACCCAGCGCGTCGAGCCCACGGAGAACGGCGACGTCGACGTGCCCGCGCTGTACGCGGCCCTGAAGGCGGCGCAGGCCGAGACCGGGCGCCCCTCGATCGTCGCGATGCGCACGATCATCGCCTGGCCCGCCCCGAACGCTCAGAACACCGAGGCCTCCCACGGCTCGGCGCTGGGCGCGGACGAGATCGCCGCCACCAAGCGCGTCCTCGGCTTCGACCCGGAGCAGTCCTTCCAGGTGGACGCCGACGTCCTCGCCCACGCCCGCCAGGCCCTGGACCGGGGTGCCGAGGCGCACGCGGCCTGGGACAAGCAGATCGACAAGTGGCGCGGCGCGAACCCCGAGCGGGCCGAGTTGTTCGACCGGATCGTGGCCGGCCGGCTCCCGGAGGGCTGGGAGGAGGCGCTGCCGGTGTTCGAGGAGGGCAAGGCCGTCGCGACACGTGCCGCCTCCGGCAAGGTGCTCCAGGCCCTCGGCGCCGTCCTGCCCGAGCTGTGGGGCGGCTCCGCCGACCTGGCCGGCTCGAACAACACCACCATCGACAAGACGTCGTCGTTCCTGCCGGAGGGCAACCCGCTGCCGGAGGCCGACCCCTACGGCCGAACCGTCCACTTCGGCATCCGCGAGTTCTCGATGGCCGCGGAGATGAACGGCATCGCCCTGCACGGCAACACCCGCATCTACGGCGGCACCTTCCTGGTGTTCTCCGACTACATGCGCAACGCGGTGCGGATGTCGGCGCTGATGCAGCTGCCCGTCACCTACGTGTGGACGCACGACTCCATCGGCCTCGGCGAGGACGGCCCCACGCACCAGCCGGTCGAGCACCTCGCCTCCCTGCGCGCCATCCCCGGCCTGAACGTCGTCCGCCCGGCCGACGCCAACGAGACGGCGATCGCCTGGGCCGAGATCCTCAAGCGGCACGCCACCGACCCGGCCCCGCACGGTCTCGCGCTCACCCGCCAGGGAGTGCCGACGTACGCGCCCAACCCCGATGCGGCGAAGGGCGGTTACGTCCTGAAGGAGTCCTCGACGCAGACCCCGGACGTCGTCCTGATCGCCACCGGCTCCGAGGTGCAGCTCGCCGTCGCCGCGCGGGAACTGCTGGAGGCGGAGGGGGTCGGCGCGCGGGTGGTGTCGATGCCGTCCGTGGAGTGGTTCGAGGAGCAGCCGCGCGAGTACCGCGAGAGCGTCCTTCCGCCGTCCGTGCGAGCCCGTGTCGCCGTCGAGGCCGGGATCGGTCTGACGTGGTACCGCTTCACCGGTGACGCGGGACGCATCGTCTCCCTCGAGCACTTCGGCGCCTCCGCCGACGCCAAGACCCTGTTCGCCGAGTACGGCTTCACCCCCGAGAACGTCGCAGCGGCCGCCCGGGAATCCCTGGCCGCCGCCCGCGGTTGA
- a CDS encoding AraC family transcriptional regulator: protein MADRSIQGGDGDGEVDGIRTFPFPVELSVRGVGMQVGPMGTDRTWHADAPLHRVHRIDFHVVMLFDAGPVRHMIDFAEYEANAGDLLWIRPGQVHRFSRTSEYCGTVLTMQPGFLPRATVEATGLYRYDLPPLLSPDASRLAGLRSALAQLAREYEDTESLPPSLHTAVLRHSLTAFLIRLAHLAASSAEAARLQSDTTFTRFRDAVEKGFATNHSVSGYADSLGYSRRTLVRAVRAATGETPKGFIDKRVILEAKRLLAHTDMPIGRVGAAIGFPDAANFSKFFQQHTELTPAAFRAELR from the coding sequence ATGGCGGACAGAAGCATCCAAGGCGGAGACGGCGACGGCGAGGTGGACGGGATCAGAACGTTCCCCTTCCCGGTCGAGCTGAGCGTGCGGGGCGTCGGGATGCAGGTGGGCCCGATGGGAACCGACCGCACATGGCACGCCGACGCCCCCCTGCATCGTGTCCACCGCATCGACTTCCATGTCGTGATGCTCTTCGACGCCGGCCCGGTCCGCCACATGATCGACTTCGCCGAGTACGAGGCGAACGCCGGCGACCTGCTGTGGATCCGCCCCGGCCAGGTCCACCGCTTCTCCCGCACGAGCGAGTACTGCGGAACCGTGCTGACCATGCAGCCCGGCTTCCTGCCGCGCGCCACCGTGGAGGCCACCGGCCTCTACCGCTACGACCTCCCGCCGCTGCTCAGCCCCGACGCGTCCCGGCTGGCCGGCCTCCGCTCGGCCCTCGCCCAGCTCGCCCGCGAGTACGAGGACACCGAGAGCCTGCCGCCGAGCCTGCACACCGCCGTACTGCGCCACTCCCTCACGGCGTTCCTCATCCGTCTCGCCCATCTGGCGGCCAGCTCCGCCGAGGCGGCCCGCCTCCAGTCGGACACCACCTTCACCCGCTTCCGCGACGCCGTGGAGAAGGGCTTCGCCACCAACCACAGCGTCAGCGGCTATGCCGACTCCCTCGGTTACTCCCGCCGCACCCTGGTCCGCGCGGTCCGTGCCGCCACCGGCGAGACCCCGAAGGGCTTCATCGACAAACGCGTGATCCTGGAGGCCAAGCGCCTCCTCGCCCACACGGACATGCCGATCGGCCGGGTGGGCGCGGCGATCGGCTTCCCCGACGCGGCGAACTTCTCCAAGTTCTTCCAGCAGCACACGGAGCTGACACCGGCGGCGTTCCGGGCGGAGCTGCGGTGA
- a CDS encoding glycoside hydrolase family 16 protein, producing MSATSGMPRRRHALVAALSTLGLAAVLATAATQSADASAPTPPSGWTQVFADDFNGSAGTGVNTSNWLYDTGTSYPGGAANWGTGEVETMTNSTSNVALDGSGNLKITPLRDGAGKWTSGRIETNRTDFQPPAGGKLRVEARIQMPNVTGNAAAGYWPAFWMLGAPYRGNYQNWPSVGELDIMENVNGINKTWATMHCGTASGGPCNETTGLGNSTACPNSTCQSGFHTYTMEWDRSAGPEAIRFYVDGVNYQTVTSNQVDATTWNNATNHGFFIILNVAMGGGFPAAFGGGPTSATEPGHPMLVDYVQVLSSGGGGTTPPPTGNRDAYSAIQAESFDSQSGVTTEATSDTGGGQDVGYIANGDWALYKGVNFGSTAAKQFYARVASGAASGVSGLVQVRLDSATSTPIGSFAVGNTGGWQSWTTVPANISSVTGTHDVYLTFSSGQPADFVNVNWFDFGH from the coding sequence ATGAGTGCAACCTCCGGCATGCCCAGACGGCGACACGCGCTCGTCGCCGCCCTCAGCACGCTCGGCTTGGCGGCCGTGCTGGCCACGGCCGCCACCCAGTCTGCCGACGCCTCCGCGCCCACGCCCCCGTCCGGCTGGACGCAGGTGTTCGCCGACGACTTCAACGGCTCGGCCGGCACCGGCGTCAATACCTCCAACTGGCTGTACGACACCGGGACTTCGTACCCCGGTGGCGCCGCCAACTGGGGCACAGGCGAAGTCGAGACGATGACCAACAGCACCAGCAACGTCGCACTCGACGGCAGCGGCAACCTGAAGATCACGCCGCTGCGCGACGGGGCCGGCAAGTGGACGTCGGGCCGCATCGAGACCAACCGCACCGACTTCCAGCCCCCGGCCGGCGGCAAGTTGCGCGTTGAGGCACGCATCCAGATGCCCAACGTCACCGGCAACGCGGCCGCCGGCTACTGGCCCGCGTTCTGGATGCTGGGCGCCCCCTACCGGGGCAACTACCAGAACTGGCCGAGCGTCGGCGAGCTCGACATCATGGAGAACGTCAACGGCATCAACAAGACCTGGGCCACCATGCACTGCGGGACGGCCTCGGGCGGCCCCTGCAACGAGACGACGGGCCTGGGCAATTCGACCGCCTGTCCCAACTCCACCTGTCAGTCCGGCTTCCACACCTACACCATGGAGTGGGACCGCTCGGCCGGCCCGGAGGCGATCCGCTTCTACGTCGACGGCGTCAACTACCAGACGGTGACGTCGAACCAGGTGGACGCCACCACCTGGAACAACGCCACCAACCATGGCTTCTTCATCATCCTGAACGTGGCGATGGGCGGCGGCTTCCCCGCGGCCTTCGGCGGCGGGCCGACCAGTGCGACGGAGCCCGGCCACCCGATGCTGGTGGACTACGTCCAGGTGCTGTCGTCCGGTGGTGGCGGTACCACTCCCCCGCCGACCGGCAACCGGGACGCCTACAGCGCCATCCAGGCGGAGTCCTTCGACAGCCAGTCGGGCGTCACCACCGAGGCCACCTCGGACACCGGCGGCGGCCAGGACGTCGGATACATCGCGAACGGTGACTGGGCCCTCTACAAGGGCGTCAACTTCGGTTCCACGGCGGCCAAGCAGTTCTACGCCCGGGTGGCCAGCGGCGCCGCGTCCGGGGTCAGCGGTCTGGTCCAGGTCCGCCTGGACAGCGCCACCAGCACCCCCATCGGCAGCTTCGCCGTCGGCAACACGGGCGGCTGGCAGTCCTGGACGACGGTCCCGGCCAACATCAGCTCGGTCACGGGCACGCACGACGTCTATCTGACCTTCAGCAGCGGCCAGCCGGCGGACTTCGTGAACGTGAACTGGTTCGACTTCGGGCACTGA
- a CDS encoding Ig-like domain-containing protein, which produces MGVSHISNRSERQSHRWSRRGLLGALGVAPAAVLTACSGSAGASEGTAKASASAAAKKPVVSVTPADGTLKADFSSPVEVTVTDGTLVSVKVTGNDGSTLAGSLDEARTKWTSERNPYSGTKYTVTATPEGASAQTASFTTRSPGETFVGYFTPEAGSTSGVGMPVSINFTHAVKDRAAVQKAITVTAEPAVEVVGHWFGDTRLDFRPETYWAAGTKITLSLRLKDVEGTDGVYGVQHKDVTFRIGREQISTVDLSRKEMTVRRAGETIATYPVSGGNAQHTTWSGIMVISERFKQTRMESSTVGLGDEYDISDVPHAQRLTTSGTFVHGNYWASTSVFGHQNTSHGCVGLHDAKGASDPSVDGYKFYESSMLGDVVIVKNSGERTVDPANGLNGWNLSWAEWKAGSAV; this is translated from the coding sequence GTGGGCGTCTCGCACATATCGAACCGGTCGGAGCGGCAGTCGCACAGGTGGTCCCGGCGCGGGCTGCTCGGTGCGCTCGGCGTGGCGCCGGCCGCGGTCCTGACCGCGTGCAGCGGCTCGGCGGGCGCGTCGGAGGGCACGGCGAAGGCGTCCGCGTCCGCCGCTGCGAAGAAGCCCGTCGTCTCGGTCACGCCCGCCGACGGCACCCTCAAGGCCGACTTCTCCAGCCCCGTCGAGGTCACCGTGACCGACGGCACGCTGGTCTCGGTGAAGGTCACCGGCAACGACGGCTCCACGCTGGCCGGTTCCCTCGACGAGGCCAGGACGAAGTGGACGTCGGAGAGGAACCCGTACTCGGGCACGAAGTACACGGTCACGGCCACCCCGGAGGGCGCCTCCGCGCAGACGGCGAGCTTCACCACCCGATCGCCCGGTGAGACCTTCGTCGGATACTTCACGCCCGAGGCGGGTTCGACCTCGGGAGTCGGCATGCCCGTGTCGATCAACTTCACGCACGCCGTGAAGGACCGGGCCGCCGTCCAGAAGGCCATCACCGTCACCGCGGAGCCCGCGGTCGAGGTGGTCGGCCACTGGTTCGGTGACACCCGGCTCGACTTCCGTCCGGAGACCTACTGGGCGGCCGGCACGAAGATCACGCTCAGCCTGCGTCTGAAGGACGTGGAGGGCACGGACGGCGTCTACGGCGTCCAGCACAAGGACGTCACCTTCCGCATCGGCCGGGAGCAGATCAGCACGGTCGACCTGTCGAGGAAGGAGATGACGGTCCGGCGGGCCGGCGAGACGATCGCCACCTACCCGGTCTCCGGCGGCAACGCCCAGCACACCACCTGGTCCGGGATCATGGTCATCAGCGAGCGGTTCAAGCAGACCCGCATGGAGTCCTCGACGGTCGGGCTCGGCGACGAGTACGACATCTCCGACGTGCCGCACGCCCAGCGCCTGACCACCTCCGGCACCTTCGTGCACGGCAACTACTGGGCGTCGACCTCGGTGTTCGGCCACCAGAACACCAGCCACGGCTGCGTGGGCCTGCACGACGCCAAGGGCGCGAGCGATCCTTCCGTGGACGGTTACAAGTTCTACGAGTCCTCGATGCTCGGCGACGTCGTCATCGTGAAGAACTCCGGCGAGAGGACGGTCGATCCGGCCAACGGCCTCAACGGGTGGAACCTGTCGTGGGCCGAGTGGAAGGCCGGGAGCGCGGTTTAG
- a CDS encoding IclR family transcriptional regulator, giving the protein MTLRSAPDRLLSVLAAFDHEHPALSLTDISRRAALTLTTAHRLVAALTEWGALERDASGVYQVGLRLWEVAALAPRGLGLRQIALPYLEDLYEATHENVQLAVRDGSEVVYIEWISGRSAVGVHIRVGARWPLHATGVGLALLAHAGQEAQEEYCAAPLARFTPYTVTDPAKLRRVLAEVRRTGVAVSARQVTEDALSVAAPVRGPGGAVAAAVSVVVPQADAQVPVLVPAVRLAARGISRALGWRPPKEP; this is encoded by the coding sequence ATGACCCTGCGCTCCGCCCCCGACCGGCTGCTGTCCGTCCTCGCCGCGTTCGACCACGAACACCCGGCGCTGTCCCTGACGGACATCAGCCGGCGGGCCGCGCTGACCCTCACCACCGCACACCGGCTGGTGGCCGCCCTGACGGAGTGGGGCGCCCTGGAGCGGGACGCGTCCGGTGTCTACCAGGTCGGGCTCCGGCTGTGGGAGGTCGCGGCACTCGCCCCGCGCGGGCTGGGCCTGCGGCAGATCGCGCTGCCGTACCTGGAGGACCTGTACGAGGCGACGCACGAGAACGTGCAGCTGGCGGTGCGGGACGGGTCGGAGGTGGTCTACATCGAGTGGATCTCGGGGCGTTCGGCCGTCGGCGTGCACATCCGGGTGGGGGCGCGCTGGCCGCTGCACGCCACCGGCGTCGGGCTCGCGCTGCTGGCGCACGCGGGCCAGGAGGCGCAGGAGGAGTACTGCGCGGCCCCGCTCGCCCGCTTCACGCCGTACACCGTCACCGATCCGGCGAAGCTGCGGCGGGTGCTGGCCGAGGTGCGCCGCACGGGTGTCGCGGTGAGCGCCAGGCAGGTCACCGAGGACGCCCTGTCGGTGGCCGCCCCCGTGCGCGGGCCGGGCGGGGCGGTGGCCGCCGCGGTGTCCGTGGTGGTACCGCAGGCCGACGCACAGGTCCCGGTGCTGGTACCGGCCGTACGGCTCGCGGCCCGCGGGATATCGCGGGCCCTGGGGTGGCGTCCGCCGAAGGAGCCGTAG
- a CDS encoding S9 family peptidase: MKTRTCLAALTLTLSAATALPARAATDTHLSGELPSGAAYLMDVPAAWNGTVLLYSHGYTPAGVPNPAQNAPGSGTRTKLLAEGYALIGSSYATTGWAVTDAVPDQLATLDLFTRKFGQARRTLAWGTSYGGFVTTTLAERHADRFDGSLSMCGLVQGGVANWNSTLDPAFALRTLLAPGEDIPLTGFADQASAAAAAKSLTSKTAAAQRTPAGRARIALAAALHNIPGYNDASQTEPGPTDWNAQEAGQYTAVNGLLQLPAFSWRQEAESRAGGNMSWNNGVDYTSMLGRSPLYKEVTELYKEAGLSLRTDLAALATAPRISADPSAVRWMRHTSVFGGRLTDPQLDIHTTGDALIPVQAESAYRRAAGAAGRGHLLGQAYVDGPGHCAFTDGEMLGALHTLEHRLDTGRWDASAGTLNARAAQEDPASEPRYVTYHPAAYPRPYDLAHPGDARP; the protein is encoded by the coding sequence GTGAAGACCCGCACCTGCCTCGCCGCACTGACCCTCACCCTGAGCGCGGCCACCGCCCTGCCCGCCCGGGCGGCGACCGACACCCACCTCTCGGGCGAACTCCCCTCGGGCGCCGCGTACTTGATGGACGTTCCGGCCGCCTGGAACGGCACCGTGCTGCTCTACAGCCACGGCTACACCCCCGCCGGAGTCCCCAACCCGGCCCAGAACGCGCCCGGTTCGGGCACCCGGACCAAACTCCTCGCCGAGGGCTACGCGCTCATCGGCTCCTCGTACGCCACCACGGGCTGGGCGGTGACGGACGCCGTGCCCGACCAACTGGCCACGCTGGACCTCTTCACCCGGAAGTTCGGACAGGCGCGGCGCACCCTGGCCTGGGGCACCTCCTACGGCGGCTTCGTCACGACCACCCTCGCCGAACGGCACGCCGACCGCTTCGACGGCTCACTGTCGATGTGCGGGCTGGTCCAGGGCGGGGTGGCCAACTGGAACAGCACCCTGGACCCCGCCTTCGCGCTGCGCACGCTGCTCGCGCCCGGCGAGGACATCCCGCTCACCGGGTTCGCCGACCAGGCATCCGCGGCCGCCGCCGCGAAGTCGCTCACCTCGAAGACCGCCGCGGCCCAGCGGACGCCCGCAGGGCGTGCACGCATCGCCCTCGCCGCCGCCCTGCACAACATCCCCGGTTACAACGACGCCTCGCAGACCGAACCCGGCCCGACCGACTGGAACGCCCAGGAGGCCGGCCAGTACACGGCGGTCAACGGGCTGCTGCAACTGCCCGCCTTCAGCTGGCGGCAGGAGGCCGAGAGCCGGGCGGGCGGCAACATGTCCTGGAACAACGGCGTCGACTACACGTCGATGCTGGGCCGCTCCCCCCTGTACAAAGAGGTGACCGAGCTCTACAAGGAGGCGGGACTGTCCTTGCGCACCGACCTCGCGGCCCTCGCCACCGCGCCCCGGATCTCCGCCGACCCCTCGGCCGTACGGTGGATGCGGCACACCAGCGTGTTCGGCGGCCGTCTCACCGACCCCCAGCTGGACATCCACACCACCGGCGACGCCCTGATCCCGGTGCAGGCGGAGAGCGCCTACCGCCGGGCGGCCGGCGCGGCGGGCCGGGGTCACCTCCTCGGCCAGGCCTACGTCGACGGGCCCGGGCACTGCGCCTTCACCGACGGCGAGATGCTCGGCGCCCTGCACACCCTGGAACACCGGCTGGACACCGGCCGCTGGGACGCCTCGGCGGGCACGCTCAACGCCCGCGCGGCGCAGGAGGACCCGGCGAGCGAACCGCGGTATGTGACATACCACCCGGCCGCCTACCCCCGCCCCTACGACCTCGCCCACCCGGGAGACGCCCGGCCATGA
- a CDS encoding MarR family winged helix-turn-helix transcriptional regulator — translation MRGLHADTGYLLYRLGLRSGQLFNTFLQESGLRLRHYAVLRFLAGSEGALQRELSTRLGYDPSAIVGLVDDLEKLGFAERRPSPDDRRSRIVVLTAEGRAFLRDTDEAGLRVTNDLLGPLDPAERETLHTLLLRIAEDGLG, via the coding sequence ATGCGCGGACTGCACGCGGACACGGGCTACCTGCTGTACCGCCTGGGTCTGCGCTCGGGTCAGTTGTTCAACACGTTCCTGCAGGAGTCCGGGCTGCGCCTGCGCCACTACGCGGTGCTGCGCTTCCTGGCCGGTTCCGAGGGCGCCCTGCAGCGGGAGCTGAGCACCCGCCTCGGCTACGACCCGAGCGCGATCGTCGGCCTGGTCGACGACCTGGAGAAGCTCGGTTTCGCCGAGCGCCGCCCCTCCCCCGACGACCGGCGAAGCCGGATCGTCGTCCTCACCGCCGAGGGCCGCGCCTTCCTCCGGGACACCGACGAGGCGGGCCTGCGCGTGACGAACGACCTGCTGGGCCCCCTGGACCCGGCCGAGCGGGAGACGCTGCACACTCTGCTCCTGCGGATCGCGGAGGACGGACTCGGCTGA
- a CDS encoding SDR family NAD(P)-dependent oxidoreductase encodes MPSIDLTGKVAVVTGSGRGLGLAYAHALAAHGASVVVNDVDEAVAEAAVKSIAEAGGTAVAEVVPVGTSQAAEGLVNRAVEEFGRLDILVTNAGILRDKVLWKMTDEDFDAVVTTHLKGTFTCARAAAVRMREQGEGGTLILVGSPAGQRGNFGQTNYAASKAGIAAMARTWSMELGRAGITVNAIVPVAATAMTETIPAFAPYIEAMRNGEPLPAFLRKGEGFGTPEDCAALVPFLASEAARSITGQAIGIGGDKVALWSHPQEIRTAYADGGWTPDTLADAFPTSVGAELQSVGIPVPKFPEA; translated from the coding sequence GTGCCCAGCATCGATCTCACCGGCAAGGTCGCCGTCGTCACCGGCAGCGGCCGGGGCCTCGGCCTCGCCTACGCGCACGCCCTGGCCGCCCACGGCGCGTCCGTGGTCGTCAACGACGTCGACGAGGCCGTGGCCGAGGCGGCCGTGAAGTCCATCGCCGAGGCGGGCGGCACGGCCGTCGCCGAGGTCGTCCCGGTCGGAACGTCACAGGCCGCCGAGGGGCTGGTGAACCGGGCCGTCGAAGAGTTCGGCCGGCTCGACATCCTGGTCACCAACGCGGGCATCCTGCGCGACAAGGTGCTGTGGAAGATGACCGACGAGGACTTCGACGCGGTCGTCACCACCCACCTCAAGGGCACCTTCACCTGCGCCCGGGCCGCCGCCGTCCGCATGCGCGAGCAGGGCGAGGGCGGCACCCTGATCCTGGTCGGCTCCCCGGCCGGCCAGCGCGGCAACTTCGGGCAGACGAACTACGCCGCATCCAAGGCCGGCATCGCCGCCATGGCCCGCACCTGGTCGATGGAGCTGGGCCGGGCGGGCATCACCGTCAACGCGATCGTGCCGGTCGCCGCCACCGCCATGACCGAGACCATCCCCGCCTTCGCCCCGTACATCGAGGCCATGAGGAACGGCGAGCCGCTCCCGGCCTTCCTCCGTAAGGGCGAGGGCTTCGGCACCCCCGAGGACTGTGCGGCCCTCGTCCCGTTCCTCGCCTCCGAGGCGGCCCGCTCCATCACCGGACAGGCCATCGGCATCGGCGGCGACAAGGTGGCACTCTGGTCGCATCCGCAGGAGATCAGGACGGCGTACGCCGACGGCGGCTGGACCCCCGACACGCTGGCCGACGCCTTCCCCACCTCGGTCGGCGCCGAACTCCAGTCGGTCGGCATCCCGGTGCCCAAGTTCCCGGAGGCGTGA